A portion of the Parasedimentitalea marina genome contains these proteins:
- the pdxH gene encoding pyridoxamine 5'-phosphate oxidase produces the protein MSDRSGIFTGDDPFEIARTWLAEAETAEPNDANAIALSTVDADGMPNARMVLLKEIEAAAFVFYTNYESAKANELDQAGKAAFVMHWKSLRRQIRVRGDITREDGPQADTYYQSRSLQSRLGAWASHQSQPLSSRAALMAEVAKITATKGTSPIRPPFWGGYRLIPTEIEFWADGKFRLHDRFVWRRADATLPWAVTRISP, from the coding sequence GGGATGATCCATTTGAGATTGCCCGGACTTGGTTGGCCGAGGCCGAAACGGCAGAGCCCAATGATGCCAACGCAATTGCGCTGTCAACCGTCGATGCCGATGGGATGCCAAATGCACGTATGGTGCTGTTAAAAGAAATCGAAGCGGCGGCCTTTGTGTTTTATACCAATTACGAAAGCGCCAAGGCGAACGAGTTGGATCAAGCGGGAAAAGCCGCCTTTGTGATGCACTGGAAGTCGCTCCGTCGCCAGATTCGAGTGCGAGGGGACATCACGCGTGAAGATGGCCCGCAGGCCGATACCTATTATCAGTCTCGCTCTTTGCAAAGTCGGCTGGGCGCCTGGGCCTCGCATCAGTCACAGCCACTGTCCAGCCGGGCGGCGCTGATGGCCGAGGTCGCAAAAATCACAGCAACTAAAGGAACGTCCCCCATACGGCCTCCTTTTTGGGGCGGGTATCGGTTGATCCCAACGGAAATAGAATTTTGGGCGGATGGAAAATTCCGGCTACATGACCGATTTGTTTGGCGGCGAGCTGACGCCACGTTACCTTGGGCAGTTACCCGAATTAGCCCGTGA
- a CDS encoding cold-shock protein has translation MAEDLSSMHQVQGQVKWFDPAKGYGFVVSESGGPDILLHVNVLRNFGQSSVADGADIVILTHNTDRGVQAVEVVSIVAPERDDTPVLADFADLDLDAIRSEPLEAARVKWFDKGKGFGFANVFGSNDDVFLHVEVLRQSGLADLQPGEALAMRVIDGNRGRMAVEVLAWENAVESET, from the coding sequence GTGGCAGAAGATTTAAGTAGCATGCATCAAGTGCAAGGCCAGGTTAAATGGTTCGACCCAGCTAAAGGATATGGCTTTGTGGTCTCTGAGTCTGGCGGCCCGGATATCTTGTTACATGTAAATGTGTTACGGAACTTTGGCCAAAGTTCTGTTGCAGATGGCGCTGACATTGTAATTCTCACTCATAACACGGATCGCGGTGTTCAGGCTGTCGAAGTGGTTTCGATTGTTGCGCCCGAGCGTGATGATACACCGGTGCTTGCTGATTTCGCTGATCTTGATCTTGATGCCATACGGTCCGAGCCGCTGGAAGCGGCGCGGGTCAAGTGGTTTGATAAGGGCAAGGGTTTTGGCTTTGCCAACGTGTTTGGTAGCAACGACGATGTTTTTTTACACGTCGAAGTCCTACGTCAGTCGGGACTGGCAGACTTGCAGCCCGGCGAAGCCTTGGCGATGCGGGTCATTGATGGCAACCGTGGTCGTATGGCGGTCGAGGTTCTGGCCTGGGAAAATGCTGTAGAGTCTGAAACGTGA
- a CDS encoding DUF192 domain-containing protein: MINYVAALTLGIAATVSGAAQAGCQPDRVDLRGDWGQASFTIEIADTQEERAQGLMFRETMPRGAGMLFVYEYPQRASFWMKNTLLPLDIIFTDVNGVVTRVHSDAIPGDLSPIPGGDQVFAVLEINAGLAARYGISVGTEMRQSVFSKGLPKWPC; this comes from the coding sequence ATGATCAATTACGTTGCAGCACTGACCTTGGGTATTGCTGCAACTGTTTCTGGTGCGGCGCAGGCCGGGTGCCAGCCAGATCGCGTCGATTTACGGGGCGATTGGGGGCAGGCGTCCTTTACAATTGAAATTGCGGATACCCAAGAGGAACGGGCCCAGGGATTGATGTTCCGAGAGACCATGCCGCGTGGCGCGGGCATGTTATTTGTTTATGAATACCCGCAGCGCGCGAGCTTCTGGATGAAGAATACACTGTTGCCTCTGGATATTATTTTCACGGATGTGAACGGCGTCGTTACACGGGTGCACTCTGATGCAATCCCCGGCGATTTAAGCCCAATTCCCGGCGGTGACCAAGTCTTTGCTGTGCTTGAAATTAACGCTGGATTGGCGGCCCGATATGGCATTTCTGTCGGCACTGAAATGCGCCAAAGTGTTTTTTCAAAAGGACTGCCTAAATGGCCATGTTAG
- a CDS encoding vitamin B12-dependent ribonucleotide reductase, which produces MKIERKFTTAGRDAYADLNFISATSEIRNPDGTIVFRLDNVKVPSSWSQVASDVIAQKYFRKAGVPSRVKKIREKNVPEFLWRSVPDGDDVEFGGETSSKQVFDRLAGAWAYWGWKGGYFTTEEDAQAYYDEMRFMLASQRAAPNSPQWFNTGLHWAYGIDGPAQGHHYVDHKTGKLTKSNSSYEHPQPHACFIQGVQDDLVNEGGIMDLWVREARLFKYGSGTGTNFSHLRGAGEALSGGGKSSGLMGFLKIGDRAAGAIKSGGTTRRAAKMVIVDADHPDIEQFIEWKVLEEQKVASIVAGSKMHEKMLNSIFEAIRSWDGAEADAYDAASNTTLKTAIREAKKMMIPETYIKRVLDYAKQGHTSIEFPTYDTDWDSEAYNSVSGQNSNNSIRVTNAFLTAVEKNADWQLINRTDGKVSKTIKARDLWDRVGHAAWACADPGIQYHDTVNDWHTCPADGEIRGSNPCSEYMFLDNTACNLASINLLTFLKDGTFQAEDYMHACRLWTMTLEVSVMMAQFPSKEIAQLSYDFRTLGLGYANIGGLLMNMGHGYDSDEGRSLCGALTALMTGVAYTTSAEMAGELGPFDGYGRNAENMLRVIRNHRNAAYSKTDGYQGLSVNPVPLDLHNCPDARLTDLAKSAWDEALTLGEKHGYRNAQTTVIAPTGTIGLVMDCDTTGIEPDFALVKFKKLAGGGYFKIINRSVPSALEGLGYSSSQIEEITGYAVGHGTIGNAPAINHTSLAGHGFGPNELSKIDAALESAFDIRFVFNQWTLGEDFCTGVLGIPTPKLNDPTFDLLRHLGFTKADIEAANDHVCGTMTLEGAPHLKQAHYHIFDCANACGKKGKRFLPVDSHITMMAAAQSFISGAISKTINMPNDATIEDCLNAYELSWSLGIKANALYRDGSKLSQPLAAALVEDDDDAAEVLETGNVHEKAAVLAEKIVEKVIVKEIIKSHREKMPHRRKGYTQKAVVGGHKVYLRTGEYEGGTLGEIFIDMHKEGAGFRAMMNNFAIAVSVGLQYGVPLEEFVDAFTFTKFEPAGMVQGNDSIKNATSILDYVFRELAVSYLDRTDLAHVKPEGATFDDIGRGEEEGVSNVSEISETAASRSLEVLKQISSTGYLRKRMPQDLVVLQGGQNDVTGLTDGADPVSSLQTLVPETNSAAAAPSLGNPGMTARTKAKMQGYEGEACNECGNYTLVRNGTCMKCNTCGGTSGCS; this is translated from the coding sequence ATGAAGATTGAAAGAAAGTTCACCACCGCCGGGCGGGATGCCTATGCAGATCTGAATTTCATCTCTGCAACGTCGGAAATCCGAAATCCGGACGGAACAATCGTGTTTCGTCTCGATAACGTAAAAGTACCATCAAGCTGGAGCCAAGTCGCCAGCGATGTGATTGCTCAAAAGTATTTCCGCAAAGCCGGCGTGCCATCTCGTGTTAAAAAGATACGTGAGAAGAACGTGCCAGAATTCCTGTGGCGGTCGGTTCCCGACGGCGATGATGTTGAGTTCGGCGGCGAGACTTCCTCAAAGCAGGTGTTTGACCGGTTGGCGGGGGCTTGGGCTTATTGGGGCTGGAAAGGTGGCTATTTCACCACCGAGGAAGACGCACAGGCCTATTATGACGAGATGCGTTTCATGTTGGCCAGCCAGCGCGCGGCGCCCAATAGTCCGCAGTGGTTCAATACCGGGTTACATTGGGCTTATGGTATCGATGGTCCGGCGCAGGGTCACCATTATGTGGATCACAAGACTGGTAAACTGACCAAGTCCAACAGTTCCTACGAGCATCCCCAGCCACACGCCTGCTTCATTCAAGGCGTGCAGGACGATCTGGTCAACGAGGGTGGCATTATGGATCTTTGGGTGCGCGAAGCGCGCCTGTTCAAATATGGCTCCGGAACGGGCACCAATTTTAGCCACTTACGGGGTGCGGGTGAGGCCCTGTCCGGAGGTGGCAAGTCTTCGGGTCTGATGGGTTTCCTGAAAATCGGAGACCGGGCAGCCGGTGCGATCAAATCGGGCGGCACCACGCGCCGCGCCGCTAAGATGGTTATCGTCGACGCAGACCACCCCGATATTGAGCAATTCATCGAGTGGAAGGTGCTCGAAGAGCAAAAGGTTGCCTCTATTGTTGCCGGGTCCAAAATGCATGAGAAGATGCTGAACAGTATCTTTGAGGCGATCCGGTCCTGGGATGGCGCCGAGGCAGATGCCTATGACGCGGCCAGCAACACAACGTTGAAGACGGCAATCCGCGAAGCCAAGAAGATGATGATTCCTGAAACCTATATCAAACGGGTTTTGGATTACGCCAAACAGGGCCACACCAGCATAGAATTCCCGACCTATGACACCGACTGGGATTCCGAGGCCTATAACTCGGTTTCAGGGCAGAACTCGAACAATTCGATCCGGGTCACCAATGCTTTTCTGACCGCCGTTGAAAAGAACGCTGATTGGCAGTTGATCAACCGCACCGATGGCAAGGTTTCAAAAACCATCAAGGCGCGCGATCTGTGGGACCGGGTTGGCCACGCCGCCTGGGCCTGTGCGGATCCGGGCATTCAGTATCACGACACGGTTAACGACTGGCACACCTGTCCGGCCGACGGTGAGATTCGCGGATCGAACCCCTGTTCCGAATACATGTTCCTGGACAATACCGCCTGTAATCTGGCGTCGATCAACCTGCTGACCTTCCTTAAGGATGGCACGTTCCAGGCCGAGGACTATATGCACGCCTGCCGTCTGTGGACGATGACGCTGGAAGTGTCGGTGATGATGGCGCAGTTCCCGTCCAAGGAAATCGCGCAACTGTCCTATGATTTCCGTACGTTAGGCCTGGGCTATGCCAATATTGGCGGCTTGCTGATGAACATGGGTCACGGCTATGACAGTGACGAAGGCCGCTCCCTCTGTGGTGCGCTGACGGCGCTAATGACCGGTGTTGCCTACACCACTTCAGCTGAAATGGCTGGAGAACTGGGTCCGTTTGACGGCTATGGCCGGAACGCTGAAAATATGCTGCGGGTGATCCGCAATCACCGCAACGCCGCCTATAGCAAGACGGATGGTTACCAGGGGTTATCAGTCAATCCGGTGCCTCTGGACCTGCACAATTGCCCTGACGCACGGCTGACGGATCTGGCCAAAAGCGCCTGGGACGAGGCGCTGACGCTGGGTGAAAAACACGGCTACCGCAATGCCCAGACCACAGTGATTGCCCCAACCGGGACCATCGGTCTGGTGATGGACTGCGACACCACCGGAATTGAGCCTGACTTTGCATTGGTCAAATTCAAGAAACTGGCTGGTGGCGGTTATTTCAAAATTATCAACCGATCGGTGCCGTCGGCATTGGAAGGTCTGGGGTATTCCTCGTCTCAAATCGAAGAGATCACCGGCTATGCAGTGGGCCACGGCACTATCGGCAATGCGCCAGCTATCAACCATACTTCGCTGGCGGGGCATGGGTTTGGCCCGAATGAGCTGTCCAAGATTGATGCCGCTTTGGAAAGCGCCTTTGACATCCGCTTTGTCTTCAATCAGTGGACCCTGGGCGAAGATTTCTGCACCGGTGTTCTGGGAATCCCCACGCCCAAGCTGAACGATCCGACCTTTGATTTACTGCGCCATCTTGGTTTTACCAAGGCCGACATCGAGGCTGCCAATGACCATGTCTGTGGCACCATGACGCTGGAAGGTGCACCGCATCTGAAGCAAGCGCATTATCACATCTTTGATTGCGCCAATGCTTGCGGCAAGAAAGGCAAACGTTTCCTGCCGGTAGATAGCCACATCACCATGATGGCTGCGGCGCAGTCGTTTATCTCGGGGGCTATCTCCAAGACAATCAATATGCCGAACGATGCCACTATCGAGGATTGCCTGAACGCATATGAGCTAAGCTGGAGCCTGGGCATTAAAGCCAACGCGCTTTACCGCGACGGATCAAAGCTAAGCCAGCCGCTTGCAGCGGCACTGGTTGAAGATGATGACGACGCGGCCGAAGTGCTGGAAACCGGCAACGTCCATGAAAAGGCCGCTGTTCTGGCTGAAAAAATCGTGGAAAAAGTCATCGTCAAAGAGATCATCAAATCGCACCGCGAGAAGATGCCACATCGCCGCAAGGGTTATACTCAAAAGGCGGTTGTTGGTGGCCATAAAGTCTATCTGCGGACCGGCGAGTATGAGGGCGGCACCCTGGGTGAGATCTTCATCGACATGCACAAAGAAGGCGCTGGCTTTCGGGCGATGATGAACAATTTTGCCATTGCGGTCTCGGTTGGCCTGCAATACGGCGTTCCGCTCGAAGAATTCGTTGATGCATTTACCTTTACCAAGTTTGAACCCGCCGGCATGGTTCAGGGCAACGACAGCATTAAGAATGCAACGTCAATTCTGGACTATGTGTTCCGGGAGTTGGCAGTCAGCTATCTGGACCGCACCGATCTGGCGCATGTTAAACCTGAGGGCGCGACATTTGATGATATCGGACGTGGCGAGGAAGAAGGCGTATCAAACGTTTCTGAAATCAGTGAAACCGCCGCCAGTAGATCGCTGGAGGTGCTCAAGCAGATTTCTTCAACCGGCTATCTGCGCAAGCGGATGCCGCAGGATCTTGTGGTTCTTCAGGGCGGGCAAAACGACGTTACAGGTTTAACGGACGGTGCCGATCCGGTGTCATCTTTGCAAACTTTGGTGCCTGAAACAAACTCAGCTGCTGCGGCACCTAGCTTGGGCAATCCCGGTATGACAGCGCGCACCAAGGCAAAAATGCAAGGCTATGAGGGCGAGGCCTGTAACGAGTGCGGCAATTACACATTGGTGCGCAACGGCACCTGCATGAAGTGTAACACTTGCGGCGGCACATCCGGCTGCAGCTGA
- a CDS encoding FkbM family methyltransferase, with protein sequence MASLKRWLDRRRNPWKGVFFDAFQKFRAENGQARLSHYEDLPAGAVVLDIGGFRGEWSDIVLSQQPDCTIHVFEPHPVFAENLRDKYKSDNRVQVHECALGAENGTLQLSDAGDASSAVAEHSRSFQAPVVPVSSFFEEHGLKDVALAKINIEGGEYTLLPALIEAGLMPCIARLQVQFHLFEPQLQLARETIIAGLSKSHSQVWCYTFVWEEWKRD encoded by the coding sequence ATGGCATCCCTGAAACGTTGGCTCGACCGCAGACGCAACCCTTGGAAAGGAGTGTTTTTTGATGCTTTCCAAAAGTTCAGAGCTGAGAATGGCCAGGCCAGGCTAAGTCACTACGAAGACCTGCCAGCTGGTGCCGTGGTTTTGGATATCGGCGGATTTCGAGGTGAATGGAGTGATATTGTTCTAAGCCAGCAACCCGATTGCACCATCCATGTCTTTGAACCTCACCCTGTTTTCGCCGAAAACTTGAGAGACAAATATAAATCGGATAACCGCGTCCAAGTCCACGAATGTGCACTTGGTGCCGAGAACGGGACACTGCAACTATCCGATGCAGGGGATGCATCCTCTGCAGTTGCCGAACATAGCCGTAGTTTTCAGGCCCCGGTGGTCCCTGTTTCAAGCTTTTTTGAAGAACATGGTTTGAAAGATGTGGCGCTTGCAAAGATTAACATCGAAGGCGGCGAATATACTTTGTTACCCGCGCTGATTGAGGCAGGCTTAATGCCTTGTATTGCCCGTCTCCAGGTTCAGTTCCACTTGTTCGAACCTCAACTGCAGCTGGCCCGCGAAACTATCATTGCTGGCTTGTCCAAAAGCCATAGCCAAGTCTGGTGCTACACTTTTGTTTGGGAAGAATGGAAGCGCGACTGA